A stretch of the Synechocystis sp. PCC 7338 genome encodes the following:
- the malQ gene encoding 4-alpha-glucanotransferase: MLDKRCSGILLHPTSLPSRFGIGDLGDGAFQFIDFLADADQSVWQILPLGPTGFGNSPYLCYSALAINPWLISLDRLAEEGFLPPSLLDQAPPFINPRVDYDQAIAYKSQVLKQAFAQFRTNIGPAIQQEFEEFCQAQSHWLEAYSLFMAIKEAHNGAGWHQWDKDIAWREPEALKVWGDRLKTEVLYHRFLQFLGFRQWQEVKAYANQRHIAIFGDLPIYVAHDSADVWANPENFCLDLETGEAAMMAGVPPDYFSATGQLWGNPVYDWETLKTTGFAWWIKRFKANLQYLDIVRIDHFRGFESYWGVPQGEATAENGQWYPAPGKEFFQALGKALGNDLPIVAEDLGVITPEVEALRDEFNFPGMKVLHFAFDSDRGNPFLPFNYSNCNAVVYTGTHDNDTTVGWFEARSEEDQQKVINYLGCVCDEGIHWSMIRLASSSVATLAIFPLQDILGLGNDCRMNLPGTAAGNWGWRYHPDQLNDWLSGHLSFITELYGRRIYHTD, translated from the coding sequence ATGTTAGATAAACGCTGTAGCGGTATTTTGCTCCATCCCACCTCCTTGCCCAGTCGTTTCGGCATTGGGGACTTGGGGGATGGTGCTTTTCAGTTCATCGATTTTTTGGCGGACGCAGACCAGAGTGTATGGCAAATATTGCCCCTGGGCCCCACCGGCTTTGGTAATTCCCCTTACCTTTGCTATTCTGCCCTCGCCATTAATCCTTGGTTGATTAGCCTCGATCGCCTAGCCGAAGAAGGATTTTTACCACCGAGTTTACTAGACCAAGCTCCTCCATTTATCAATCCCAGAGTGGACTATGACCAAGCGATCGCCTATAAATCCCAGGTTTTAAAACAGGCCTTTGCCCAGTTCCGCACCAACATAGGCCCAGCCATTCAGCAGGAATTTGAAGAATTCTGCCAAGCCCAAAGCCATTGGCTAGAAGCCTACTCACTTTTCATGGCCATCAAAGAAGCCCACAATGGAGCCGGTTGGCACCAATGGGATAAAGATATCGCCTGGCGGGAACCGGAAGCCCTGAAAGTCTGGGGCGATCGCCTGAAGACAGAAGTTTTATACCATCGATTTTTGCAGTTTCTTGGTTTTCGCCAATGGCAAGAGGTCAAAGCCTACGCCAACCAAAGGCACATAGCCATTTTTGGGGATCTGCCCATCTACGTTGCCCACGATAGCGCTGACGTTTGGGCCAATCCGGAAAACTTTTGCCTCGACCTCGAAACCGGAGAAGCGGCCATGATGGCTGGGGTGCCACCGGACTATTTCAGTGCCACAGGGCAACTCTGGGGCAATCCGGTGTACGATTGGGAAACCCTCAAGACCACAGGGTTTGCTTGGTGGATTAAGCGTTTCAAAGCCAACCTGCAATATTTAGACATTGTCCGTATTGACCATTTCCGGGGCTTTGAGTCCTACTGGGGAGTGCCCCAGGGGGAAGCCACTGCTGAAAATGGGCAATGGTATCCAGCGCCAGGCAAAGAATTTTTCCAAGCTTTGGGCAAAGCCCTCGGCAATGATTTACCCATTGTGGCCGAAGATTTGGGGGTCATCACTCCGGAAGTGGAAGCCCTGCGGGACGAATTTAACTTCCCCGGCATGAAAGTGCTCCATTTTGCCTTTGATTCCGACCGGGGTAATCCCTTCTTGCCCTTCAATTACAGCAATTGCAATGCGGTGGTTTACACCGGCACCCACGACAACGACACCACGGTGGGCTGGTTCGAAGCCCGCTCGGAGGAAGATCAACAAAAGGTAATTAATTACCTCGGCTGTGTGTGCGATGAAGGCATCCATTGGAGCATGATCCGATTGGCGTCTAGTTCCGTGGCCACCCTGGCTATTTTTCCTCTCCAGGATATTTTGGGTTTAGGCAATGACTGCCGTATGAACTTACCGGGCACTGCGGCGGGTAACTGGGGTTGGCGTTATCATCCCGACCAACTCAACGATTGGCTATCGGGGCATTTGAGTTTCATTACAGAACTTTATGGAAGGCGCATTTACCATACGGACTAG
- a CDS encoding VOC family protein, producing MTLSSGLPIGSLRRVHHIALNVKNMEKSCYFYGHILGLKPLVGEDVPLTLKTMVEQGKVSNFITPDGTVIDLFAAPDLSPPAEDPHQSFTRTDHLAFDIAPAQFDQAIAVLEAHGVAIASGPVTRPTGRGIYFYDPDGFQVEIRCDPMAL from the coding sequence ATGACTCTTTCTTCTGGTTTACCCATCGGTAGTTTACGGCGTGTGCACCACATTGCTTTGAACGTCAAAAATATGGAAAAATCCTGCTACTTTTACGGCCATATTTTGGGACTAAAACCGTTAGTGGGGGAAGATGTGCCCCTTACCCTCAAAACCATGGTGGAGCAAGGAAAAGTCAGCAATTTCATCACCCCCGATGGCACCGTAATTGATCTGTTTGCGGCACCAGATTTATCTCCCCCGGCAGAGGATCCTCACCAATCCTTCACCCGCACTGATCACTTGGCATTTGACATTGCCCCAGCGCAATTCGACCAGGCGATCGCCGTGTTAGAGGCCCACGGGGTGGCCATTGCGTCAGGGCCGGTAACCAGACCGACGGGTAGGGGAATTTATTTTTACGACCCAGATGGCTTTCAGGTAGAAATTCGCTGTGATCCCATGGCTTTATAA
- a CDS encoding nucleoside recognition domain-containing protein — translation MLNYIWFAIILLSVVAGTVTGKIDAVTEAAIDSAGTAVELSLGLIGIMALWLGMMKIAEAAGLVELIAKLVRPITLKLFPDVPPDHPAIGSIVLNMSANILGLGNAATPLGLKVMQELEEINPRKDTATDAMCMFLAINTSSVQLILPATVVGLMGTAANDIFFSTILATTCSTVTAIIAAKLLARLKIFALPTNVEPEEEFN, via the coding sequence ATGCTCAACTACATTTGGTTTGCAATTATTTTGCTGTCGGTGGTGGCCGGGACAGTAACGGGCAAAATTGACGCAGTGACCGAGGCTGCCATTGATAGTGCCGGGACAGCGGTGGAACTTTCCCTTGGCCTAATTGGCATTATGGCCCTGTGGTTGGGCATGATGAAAATTGCCGAAGCGGCCGGTTTAGTGGAACTAATTGCCAAGTTGGTCAGACCCATTACCCTCAAGTTATTTCCCGATGTGCCCCCGGATCATCCGGCGATCGGCTCCATTGTGCTGAATATGTCCGCCAATATTTTGGGACTGGGCAATGCGGCCACTCCTTTGGGCTTGAAAGTGATGCAGGAGCTAGAAGAAATTAACCCCCGTAAAGATACGGCCACCGATGCCATGTGTATGTTTTTGGCCATTAATACTTCCAGTGTGCAATTAATTTTGCCGGCTACGGTGGTGGGCTTAATGGGCACCGCGGCCAATGACATTTTTTTTTCCACCATTTTAGCTACGACCTGTTCCACTGTTACCGCCATTATTGCGGCTAAACTTTTAGCTCGGCTCAAAATTTTTGCTTTGCCTACTAACGTAGAACCAGAAGAAGAATTTAATTAG